The Cottoperca gobio chromosome 6, fCotGob3.1, whole genome shotgun sequence genome has a segment encoding these proteins:
- the rhcgb gene encoding ammonium transporter Rh type C-like 2 isoform X2 — translation MGCIQSFRELCDRPKNTNVRVSLPAVCFVWQTAMIILFGIFIRYNEESNPHWVEYRKEKNISSDIENDFYFRYPSFQDVHVMIFVGFGFLMTFLKRYSFGAVGFNFLIAAFGLQWALLMQGWFHSLDYSDGKIKIGIENLINADFCVAACLIAYGAVLGKVSAVQLLVLTLFGVTLFAVEEYIILDLIHAKDAGGSMVIHTFGGYYGLSISWMLYRPNLNQSSRLQGSAYHSDVFAMIGTLFLWMFWPSFNSAITDHGDGQHRAAINTYLALTSTVLTTVAISSLFQKHGKLDMVHIQNSTLAGGVAVGTAAEFMLMPYGSLIVGFCCGIISTLGYIYLTPFMEKYLKIQDTCGIHNLHAMPGVIGGIVGAITAAAASKSVYGTEGLINTFDFEGEFKDRSPSQQGGHQAAGLCVAICFGVGGGILVGCILRLPIWGDPEDDNCFDDEPYWELPQDEESIEPVLQYNNHMRNKDVVETNFSMQQT, via the exons ATGGGCTGTATTCAAAGCTTCAGGGAATTGTGTGACCGTCCAAAGAATACGAATGTTCGCGTCAGTCTTCCAGCAGTTTGCTTTGTGTGGCAAACGGCCATGATCATCTTGTTTGGGATATTTATTCGTTACAATGAAGAATCAAATCCACACTGGGTAGagtacagaaaagaaaaaaatatatcaagTGACATTGAGAACGACTTCTACTTCAGATATCCAA GTTTTCAGGATGTGCATGTGATGATCTTTGTTGGATTTGGTTTCCTGATGACATTTCTTAAGCGCTACAGCTTCGGTGCGGTGGGTTTTAACTTCCTCATCGCAGCCTTTGGCCTCCAATGGGCGCTGCTAATGCAAGGCTGGTTCCACTCCCTGGACTACAGTGATGGAAAGATCAAAATTGGAAttgaaaa CCTGATCAATGCTGATTTCTGTGTGGCGGCCTGCTTAATAGCCTACGGGGCGGTGCTTGGTAAAGTCAGTGCAGTCCAGCTGCTGGTTCTGACTCTGTTTGGGGTCACACTGTTTGCTGTGGAGGAATATATTATCCTGGATCTAATACAT GCCAAAGATGCTGGAGGCTCCATGGTGATCCACACATTTGGAGGTTATTATGGTCTTTCAATCTCTTGGATGCTCTATCGGCCAAACCTAAACCAGAGCAGTCGTCTGCAGGGCTCCGCCTACCACTCAGATGTCTTTGCCATGATTG GCACTCTCTTCCTGTGGATGTTTTGGCCCAGCTTCAACTCAGCCATCACAGACCACGGGGACGGGCAGCACAGAGCAGCCATCAACACCTACCTGGCTTTGACCTCAACTGTTCTCACTACTGTGGCCATTTCGAGCCTCTTCCAGAAGCATGGAAAACTAGACATG GTTCACATCCAGAACTCCACTCTTGCTGGAGGTGTTGCAGTGGGAACTGCAGCAGAGTTCATGCTGATGCCCTACGGGTCTCTGATTGTGGGATTCTGCTGTGGTATCATCTCCACGCTGGGGTATATCTACCTCACG CCTTTCATGGAGAAGTACCTGAAGATCCAGGACACATGTGGAATCCATAACCTGCACGCCATGCCAGGAGTCATAGGTGGCATTGTGGGAGCCATTACTGCCGCAGCCGCATCGAAGTCTGTTTATGGCACTGAAGG GCTCATTAACACCTTTGACTTCGAGGGTGAGTTCAAAGACAGGTCACCCAGTCAACAGGGTGGTCACCAGGCTGCAGGCCTCTGTGTGGCTATCTGCTTTGGTGTGGGCGGAGGCATCCTTGTCG GTTGTATTTTAAGATTACCTATCTGGGGAGATCCTGAAGATGACAATTGTTTCGATGATGAGCCCTACTGGGAG CTTCCTCAAGATGAAGAGAGCATCGAACCAGTCCTTCAGTACAACAACCACATGCGGAACAAAGACGT AGTGGAAACAAATTTCAGCATGCAGCAGACTTGA